The following proteins are co-located in the Legionella busanensis genome:
- a CDS encoding M50 family metallopeptidase: protein MFIALLAIILTLILVVGLHEAGHALAAKLFDIKIQRISIGFGKPILSWQDKKGQEWVWAIWPIGGYVKLLNSRIQEVKPSDYPYCFDKKPAWQRIIILLAGGFANFVVALLALTIFYMVGYQQLNPVIKEIDPQGIAAAAGIKASDRFVSIEGWPTNSWQEVGNVLIVNLGKSDVIATVADANNQERQLKLNLAMPFNKNTKGLAGYLGITIDKTPQYKKQVAPKPLLTALSEAFNTVIRMIVFLILALKQVLIGAIPFSSLLGPIGLISVSVGSFNQGIVIFLYFIANFSLAVGLVNLFPVPGLDGGSILLTMIEKIRGKPISIALEVLLYRLAFIAFIIFLIQLVLNDLQRMVH, encoded by the coding sequence ATGTTTATTGCTTTACTTGCTATCATTTTAACTCTGATATTAGTTGTAGGTTTACACGAAGCAGGTCATGCACTAGCGGCAAAATTATTTGACATAAAAATCCAGCGTATTTCTATTGGCTTTGGTAAGCCTATTTTATCTTGGCAAGATAAAAAGGGACAGGAATGGGTTTGGGCCATATGGCCCATAGGCGGGTATGTTAAATTACTAAACTCACGTATTCAAGAAGTTAAACCTAGCGATTATCCTTACTGTTTTGACAAAAAACCAGCTTGGCAGCGTATTATAATTCTTTTAGCGGGCGGTTTCGCTAATTTTGTAGTTGCCTTGTTGGCTTTAACTATTTTTTATATGGTAGGTTATCAGCAGTTAAATCCGGTAATAAAAGAAATTGACCCTCAAGGCATTGCAGCAGCTGCAGGTATCAAGGCCTCTGATCGTTTTGTGAGTATTGAGGGTTGGCCAACAAATTCTTGGCAAGAAGTAGGAAATGTCTTAATAGTTAATTTAGGTAAGTCTGATGTCATTGCCACTGTTGCTGATGCAAATAATCAAGAAAGACAATTAAAATTAAATCTAGCTATGCCCTTTAATAAAAATACCAAAGGTCTAGCAGGGTACTTAGGCATAACAATTGATAAAACACCTCAATATAAAAAACAGGTTGCGCCAAAACCGCTTTTAACGGCTCTTAGTGAAGCATTCAATACTGTTATTCGCATGATAGTTTTTTTAATTTTAGCTTTAAAGCAAGTTTTAATTGGGGCTATCCCTTTTTCATCATTACTTGGTCCAATCGGTTTAATCTCGGTTTCCGTCGGCTCTTTCAATCAAGGAATAGTTATCTTTTTATATTTTATAGCAAATTTTAGCTTAGCAGTTGGGCTCGTCAATTTATTTCCTGTTCCCGGTTTAGATGGTGGTTCAATTTTATTAACTATGATAGAGAAAATTCGTGGTAAACCGATTTCTATTGCTTTAGAAGTACTTCTTTATCGTTTAGCATTTATTGCATTTATTATATTTCTTATTCAATTAGTTTTAAATGATTTACAACGTATGGTGCACTAA
- the prfA gene encoding peptide chain release factor 1, which produces MKKSLELKLQQLLERFQEVSHLLSEPSVIADQNQFKNLSKEYAQLEPLANCYNTYLQAESNLKSLEELVSGSDQELATMAAEEINEAKEEVDKLEEELQWHLVPKDPDDSRNIYLEIRAGAGGDEAAIFAGDLFRMYSRYAENQGWHVETVSANAGEHGGYKEIIARISGNAVYAQLKFESGAHRVQRVPATESQGRVHTSTCTVAILPEVEEIDDIEINADELRIDTYRSSGAGGQHVNKTDSAIRITHLPTGVVVECQDERSQHKNRAKAMALLKTRLLDAEQSKQRQEQAQTRKLLVGSGDRSERIRTYNFPQGRLTDHRINLTLYQLTDIIEGDISSVLDALKREHHAELLAELGRHE; this is translated from the coding sequence ATGAAAAAATCGCTCGAATTAAAATTGCAACAATTATTAGAACGTTTCCAGGAAGTAAGCCACTTACTCTCAGAACCTTCCGTGATTGCTGATCAAAATCAATTTAAAAATCTATCGAAAGAATATGCTCAACTTGAACCCTTAGCTAATTGTTATAATACTTATTTACAGGCAGAATCCAATCTTAAATCATTGGAAGAGCTAGTATCAGGCTCTGATCAAGAATTAGCAACGATGGCTGCGGAAGAAATTAATGAGGCAAAAGAAGAAGTAGATAAGCTTGAAGAAGAATTGCAATGGCATTTAGTTCCTAAAGATCCAGATGATTCACGCAATATTTACCTAGAAATACGAGCAGGAGCAGGCGGTGATGAGGCCGCTATTTTTGCTGGTGACTTATTTCGCATGTATAGTCGTTATGCTGAAAACCAAGGCTGGCATGTTGAAACTGTTAGTGCCAATGCTGGTGAGCATGGTGGTTATAAAGAGATTATTGCACGAATTTCAGGCAATGCTGTTTATGCACAATTAAAATTTGAATCAGGTGCTCATCGAGTGCAGCGTGTACCCGCAACCGAATCTCAAGGCCGCGTACATACCTCAACATGCACTGTTGCTATTTTGCCTGAAGTTGAAGAGATTGATGATATTGAAATTAATGCTGATGAACTGCGTATCGACACTTATCGCTCTTCAGGTGCAGGTGGTCAGCACGTTAATAAAACAGATTCCGCTATTCGTATTACTCACTTACCTACTGGCGTAGTTGTAGAATGTCAAGATGAGCGCTCTCAACATAAAAATCGAGCCAAGGCTATGGCTTTACTAAAAACTCGCTTGCTTGATGCAGAGCAAAGTAAGCAGCGGCAAGAACAGGCTCAGACGAGAAAGCTTCTAGTAGGCTCCGGTGATCGTTCAGAGCGTATTCGTACTTATAATTTTCCTCAGGGTCGTTTAACAGATCACCGGATCAATTTAACTCTTTATCAGCTCACTGATATCATTGAGGGTGATATATCAAGTGTACTTGACGCACTCAAACGTGAGCATCATGCTGAGCTTCTTGCAGAACTTGGACGCCATGAATAA
- the uvrC gene encoding excinuclease ABC subunit UvrC: MSKQILSNELSNFLANLTMEPGVYRMLDIKGDILYIGKAGNLKKRVSSYFSRQIVGAKTRSLVSQISSIEVTVTKTETEALLLESSLIKTFRPKYNVLMRDDKSYPYIHLTTEHTYPRLEMYRSKKKPQKGTYFGPYPSAGMVRDTLSTIQKVFKIRNCRDSYFNTRSRPCLQYQIKRCTAPCAGYISADDYQQSVNDAVKFLQGKCQDILKELELRMESAVQTLAYEQAAVLRDQIKSLRLVQEQQGVVQLRGDADVIAIEARLSFACVQCISIRDGHVIASQSFFPTVPDLTMQEDELRQQVLEAFISFYYVEVPERIPELLILDEAVPELGPLKDMLTKLRGKECRIQVNPRGIKARWLEFAKNNLRLAVGEHQASAATMARRYTALAILLELEKPIERMECFDISHTQGELTVASCVVFDAEGPRKSDYRRFNINGITPSDDYAAMQQVLSRRYKRLLQEQNLPDVLIIDGGKGQVSVAKRVLQELGIEGITLLGIAKGVDRKAGWERLILVAQEKEITLPSDSPALHLLQQIRDEAHRFAIMAHRKKRNTAGLESSLEMIEGVGPKRRHALLQRFGGLRELAKAPIEEIVKVAGINAELALRIYQHFHP; encoded by the coding sequence ATGAGTAAGCAAATTTTATCAAACGAATTAAGTAATTTTTTAGCTAACCTTACTATGGAACCTGGCGTTTATCGAATGTTAGATATAAAAGGTGACATTCTTTATATTGGCAAAGCAGGAAATTTAAAAAAACGTGTAAGTAGCTACTTTTCCAGACAGATAGTGGGCGCCAAAACCCGCTCTCTAGTTAGTCAAATTTCCTCCATTGAAGTAACAGTTACTAAAACTGAAACAGAAGCTCTTCTTTTAGAAAGCAGTTTGATTAAAACATTTCGTCCCAAATATAATGTTTTAATGCGCGATGATAAGTCGTATCCCTACATTCATCTTACGACAGAACATACTTATCCCCGATTAGAAATGTACCGAAGTAAAAAGAAGCCACAAAAGGGCACTTATTTTGGGCCTTATCCAAGTGCAGGCATGGTTCGCGATACTTTAAGTACCATTCAAAAAGTATTTAAAATTCGAAATTGTAGGGATAGTTATTTTAATACTCGCTCTCGGCCATGCCTGCAATATCAAATAAAGCGTTGTACAGCACCCTGCGCAGGTTATATTTCTGCAGATGATTACCAGCAATCTGTAAATGATGCTGTTAAGTTTCTTCAGGGAAAATGTCAAGATATCTTAAAAGAACTAGAATTGCGTATGGAATCTGCCGTGCAAACGCTCGCTTATGAACAGGCAGCAGTATTGCGGGATCAAATTAAAAGTTTACGTTTAGTACAAGAGCAACAAGGTGTAGTGCAATTAAGAGGCGATGCAGATGTTATTGCGATTGAAGCTCGACTAAGTTTCGCTTGCGTGCAGTGTATTTCTATTCGGGATGGTCATGTTATTGCTAGTCAAAGCTTTTTTCCTACAGTACCTGATTTAACGATGCAAGAGGATGAATTACGTCAACAAGTCCTAGAGGCGTTTATTTCTTTTTATTATGTTGAAGTTCCCGAGAGAATCCCTGAATTACTAATTTTAGATGAAGCAGTTCCCGAATTAGGTCCTCTCAAAGATATGCTAACCAAATTGCGAGGTAAAGAATGTCGGATACAAGTAAACCCACGGGGCATCAAAGCTCGGTGGCTTGAATTTGCAAAGAATAACCTGCGTTTAGCAGTGGGCGAGCATCAGGCTTCAGCAGCAACAATGGCAAGACGCTATACTGCTTTGGCCATACTTTTAGAACTTGAAAAACCTATCGAGCGTATGGAATGCTTTGATATTAGCCACACGCAAGGAGAATTAACAGTCGCTTCCTGTGTTGTGTTTGATGCCGAGGGCCCCCGTAAGAGTGATTATCGTCGATTTAATATTAATGGTATTACGCCATCTGATGACTATGCGGCAATGCAACAAGTCTTATCAAGACGTTATAAACGCTTATTACAAGAGCAAAATTTACCCGATGTATTAATTATTGACGGTGGTAAAGGACAAGTTAGTGTTGCTAAGCGTGTTCTACAAGAGCTTGGTATAGAAGGTATTACTTTATTAGGTATTGCTAAAGGTGTAGATAGGAAAGCAGGCTGGGAACGATTAATTCTTGTGGCTCAAGAAAAGGAAATTACGCTGCCAAGCGATTCACCAGCCTTACATCTATTACAACAAATACGCGATGAAGCACATCGCTTTGCAATTATGGCTCATCGTAAAAAAAGAAATACGGCAGGGCTTGAATCTTCTTTAGAAATGATTGAAGGTGTTGGCCCAAAAAGACGTCATGCATTATTACAACGCTTTGGTGGCTTACGAGAGCTTGCTAAAGCGCCTATTGAAGAAATTGTAAAAGTTGCCGGCATTAATGCGGAACTCGCTTTGCGGATATATCAGCATTTTCATCCTTAA
- the prmC gene encoding peptide chain release factor N(5)-glutamine methyltransferase, whose protein sequence is MNNNIKYSLELAIRQLAEYIPDDARTDAEILLAHAMGKTRTYIYTHPEAELTKEEFKLFQRFVARRSLGVPVAYIIGTREFWSLPLKVNEETLIPRPETELLVEIALNLLKNCPKARILDLGTGSGAIALALAKEKSDWEITACDCSEGALITAKKNAHHLNLSNIHFCYSDWFSQIEETKKFHAIVSNPPYVAANDPHLISGDLRFEPQLALIGGSNGLAALEHIIKHSIARLEPNGLLLIEHGFDQKSAVASMLNNYGYQDIKCWQDLQGHDRVSVGKYIIS, encoded by the coding sequence ATGAATAATAATATTAAATATTCTCTTGAGCTAGCAATAAGACAATTAGCCGAATATATTCCAGATGATGCGCGAACAGATGCTGAGATTTTATTAGCGCATGCGATGGGTAAAACCCGTACCTATATTTACACTCATCCTGAGGCTGAATTAACAAAGGAAGAATTCAAGCTTTTTCAACGATTTGTTGCCCGCCGTTCACTAGGGGTTCCCGTTGCATATATTATTGGGACACGCGAGTTTTGGTCTCTTCCTCTAAAAGTCAATGAAGAAACGCTTATTCCGCGGCCAGAAACAGAATTACTTGTCGAAATTGCTTTAAATTTATTAAAAAATTGCCCTAAAGCACGTATCTTAGACTTAGGAACAGGCAGTGGTGCTATTGCGCTTGCCTTAGCTAAGGAAAAATCGGACTGGGAAATAACAGCTTGTGATTGTAGCGAAGGTGCTCTAATAACAGCTAAAAAGAATGCGCATCATTTGAATTTATCTAATATTCACTTTTGTTATTCGGATTGGTTTTCACAAATTGAGGAGACGAAAAAATTCCATGCGATTGTTTCCAATCCACCTTATGTCGCAGCAAATGATCCGCATTTAATTTCTGGGGATTTACGTTTTGAACCGCAACTAGCATTAATTGGCGGTTCTAATGGTTTAGCTGCCTTAGAACACATTATTAAACATAGTATTGCTAGGCTTGAACCGAATGGCCTATTATTAATTGAGCATGGTTTTGATCAAAAATCTGCAGTTGCGTCTATGCTTAATAATTATGGCTATCAAGATATAAAATGTTGGCAAGATTTACAAGGACATGACCGAGTTAGTGTAGGAAAATATATAATTAGTTGA
- the bioC gene encoding malonyl-ACP O-methyltransferase BioC: protein MNPKTEICNAFNEHASHYEQAAKVQSEIGSRLFQRLDYLKISPRFILDLGCGPGIFTILLKKKYPKAVILGIDIAYKMLLEAKQKQTFWRKWFLVNADMATLPFTDGLFDLVFANQVIHWGKLASLMRELNRVMSSNGCFMFSTLGPDTFKELKQAWSLVDNYAHINNFMDMHDIGDCLLKERFLDPVVDMEYLTVHYRNLKELILGLKAQGVRNINPGRNQGLTAKGHWKAFERNYESFLINGKYPLTYEVVYGHAWKGEQRRLETGIETFIPISKIGKRIS from the coding sequence ATGAATCCTAAAACAGAAATTTGCAATGCTTTTAATGAGCATGCCTCCCATTATGAACAAGCAGCGAAAGTTCAATCCGAAATAGGTAGCCGATTATTTCAACGCTTAGATTATTTAAAAATAAGCCCACGTTTTATACTTGATTTAGGTTGTGGGCCTGGTATTTTTACTATTTTATTAAAAAAGAAATATCCTAAAGCAGTTATTTTAGGTATTGATATCGCTTATAAAATGCTATTAGAAGCCAAACAAAAACAAACGTTCTGGCGGAAATGGTTTTTAGTTAATGCTGATATGGCAACGTTACCTTTTACGGATGGGTTATTTGATTTGGTTTTTGCTAACCAAGTTATCCATTGGGGGAAATTAGCATCTTTAATGCGGGAATTAAATCGTGTAATGTCATCTAATGGTTGCTTCATGTTTTCAACATTAGGGCCTGATACCTTTAAAGAATTAAAACAAGCTTGGTCGCTGGTTGATAACTATGCCCATATTAATAATTTTATGGATATGCATGATATTGGTGACTGTTTACTCAAAGAGCGGTTTTTAGATCCTGTTGTTGATATGGAGTATTTAACGGTTCATTATCGCAATTTAAAAGAACTTATTCTTGGCCTAAAAGCCCAGGGTGTACGCAATATAAACCCAGGCCGTAATCAAGGTTTAACTGCAAAAGGGCACTGGAAGGCATTTGAAAGAAACTACGAATCTTTCCTTATTAATGGTAAATATCCTCTGACCTATGAAGTAGTTTATGGCCATGCTTGGAAGGGAGAGCAACGTCGTTTAGAGACGGGTATTGAAACGTTTATTCCAATTTCTAAAATTGGTAAGCGCATTTCTTGA
- the letA gene encoding two-component system response regulator LetA, translated as MIKILIVDDHALVRMGIRRLLEDLPDMDVVAEAASGEEALVLVKSHRPDVVLLDMKMPGIDGWEVTRRLKKSNPHIKIIAVTAICAEPLPTRILQLGAMGYLTKESGVQEMAAAIRKVAKGEKYLSAEIAQKMAINSLMDVQGSPFDALSEREMQVMLMITSGMTVQDIAERLFLSTKTINGYRYRIFEKLGIKNDVELTHLALKHKVIEKPSDVLLDDH; from the coding sequence TTGATCAAAATACTCATTGTTGATGACCATGCGTTGGTTAGAATGGGTATTCGCCGACTTTTAGAAGATTTGCCTGATATGGATGTAGTTGCTGAGGCTGCAAGTGGCGAGGAAGCCCTAGTGTTGGTGAAATCTCACAGACCAGATGTCGTTTTACTGGATATGAAAATGCCTGGTATTGATGGATGGGAAGTAACAAGACGTCTTAAAAAATCTAATCCTCATATTAAAATCATTGCTGTGACGGCAATTTGTGCTGAACCATTACCTACACGTATTTTACAGCTAGGAGCTATGGGCTATCTCACCAAAGAGTCTGGTGTACAAGAAATGGCCGCAGCTATTCGTAAAGTAGCAAAAGGTGAAAAATATTTAAGTGCTGAGATTGCCCAGAAAATGGCGATTAATAGTCTGATGGACGTTCAAGGTTCACCTTTTGATGCTTTATCAGAGCGTGAAATGCAAGTCATGTTAATGATTACGAGTGGTATGACGGTACAAGATATTGCTGAGCGCTTGTTTTTAAGCACAAAAACTATTAATGGGTATCGATATCGAATCTTTGAAAAATTAGGTATTAAAAACGATGTAGAGTTGACCCATCTTGCCTTAAAACATAAAGTAATTGAAAAACCGTCGGATGTGTTATTAGATGATCACTAA
- the hemA gene encoding glutamyl-tRNA reductase yields the protein MVFVACGLNYKTAPLDVREKIALPPAVQGDFLQNLIAQSAVNEAAILSTCNRTEIYCETEDPKALIPWLAEEQQVAKHDLLPFCYLYHGEQGIKHTLRVASGLDSMMLGEPQILGQMKQAYRQACEVGAIKNNLRFIFEYVFKASKRVRNRSGIGINPISVAYAAVQLINKLFSNSKNLDVFLIGSGETATLVAKYLHKQGTHRFKVASRTRENAQQLAMNFNGEALTIGDIPEHLSQADVVISATACPLPFINKSLVENALAKRNHAPMFFLDLAVPRDIEPDVGNLKNANLYNIDDLQTMIEQGMSERRLAALQAEQLIDCELDNYIRWHRSLRAKEVICDYRQRMQSLAEEELHRAKTKLSSGLNQDLVLREFCDRLVNKLTHHPTIGLKQAAWDGRQELLDLTHYLFNTENDPVTL from the coding sequence ATGGTGTTTGTTGCCTGTGGGCTCAATTACAAAACAGCTCCTTTAGATGTTCGTGAAAAAATTGCCTTACCTCCGGCAGTGCAGGGCGATTTTTTGCAAAATTTAATTGCTCAATCTGCAGTCAATGAAGCCGCTATTTTATCTACTTGTAATCGTACTGAGATTTATTGTGAAACAGAGGACCCTAAGGCATTAATTCCTTGGCTAGCAGAAGAACAACAAGTAGCTAAGCATGATTTATTACCCTTTTGTTATTTATATCATGGTGAACAAGGAATAAAACATACTCTACGTGTCGCTAGTGGATTAGACTCCATGATGCTTGGTGAGCCTCAAATTTTAGGCCAAATGAAACAAGCTTATAGACAAGCCTGTGAGGTGGGTGCTATAAAAAACAACTTACGATTCATTTTTGAGTATGTTTTTAAAGCCAGTAAACGGGTTAGAAACCGCAGTGGTATAGGCATAAACCCTATTTCAGTCGCTTATGCAGCAGTACAACTTATTAATAAATTATTCTCTAATTCTAAAAATTTGGATGTTTTTTTAATTGGATCGGGTGAAACGGCAACCTTAGTTGCAAAATATTTACATAAACAAGGTACGCATCGCTTTAAAGTGGCGAGTCGTACAAGAGAAAATGCACAACAATTAGCTATGAACTTTAATGGCGAAGCTCTAACAATTGGTGATATTCCTGAGCACTTATCTCAAGCTGATGTAGTCATTTCTGCTACTGCTTGTCCACTACCTTTTATTAATAAAAGCTTGGTAGAAAATGCACTAGCAAAGCGCAATCATGCGCCAATGTTTTTTTTAGATTTAGCAGTACCGCGAGATATTGAACCTGATGTAGGTAACTTAAAAAATGCAAATCTTTACAATATAGATGATTTGCAGACTATGATTGAACAAGGGATGAGTGAAAGACGCTTAGCAGCTCTACAAGCAGAACAATTAATTGATTGTGAATTAGATAACTACATCCGTTGGCATCGATCCCTACGAGCTAAGGAAGTCATTTGTGATTATCGTCAGCGTATGCAATCGCTCGCTGAAGAGGAATTGCATCGGGCAAAAACAAAATTATCTAGCGGGCTTAATCAAGATTTAGTATTACGTGAATTCTGCGATAGACTTGTAAATAAGTTAACCCATCATCCTACTATTGGTTTAAAACAGGCGGCCTGGGATGGCAGACAAGAATTACTTGATCTTACTCATTATTTATTTAATACCGAAAATGACCCCGTAACGTTATGA
- the dksA gene encoding RNA polymerase-binding protein DksA translates to MPAQSVKSKFKSDATGNMGIPFYQETEGEEYMNEKQLAHIEKILLAWRQSLMEEVDRTVSHMKDEAANFPDPSDRASQEEEFSLELRTRDRERKLIKKIEDALERLRDADFGYCEACGIEIGLRRLEARPTATLCIDCKTLSEIKERQNQGS, encoded by the coding sequence ATGCCAGCGCAATCAGTTAAGTCAAAATTTAAAAGCGATGCTACAGGTAACATGGGTATTCCCTTCTATCAAGAGACTGAAGGTGAAGAGTACATGAATGAGAAGCAGCTAGCACATATTGAAAAAATATTACTAGCATGGCGCCAATCTCTTATGGAGGAAGTAGATAGGACTGTATCCCATATGAAAGATGAAGCTGCTAATTTTCCCGATCCATCTGATCGAGCCAGTCAGGAAGAAGAATTTAGCTTAGAGTTACGTACGCGTGATAGAGAAAGAAAGCTTATTAAAAAAATTGAAGACGCCCTTGAGCGTTTGAGAGATGCAGATTTCGGCTATTGTGAAGCATGTGGCATAGAAATTGGTTTACGTCGCTTAGAAGCTAGACCCACCGCAACGCTTTGTATTGATTGTAAAACGCTTTCTGAAATAAAAGAAAGACAGAACCAAGGTAGTTAA
- the phhA gene encoding phenylalanine 4-monooxygenase — MKFVSRYVSHQPNAEGLIDYSPEENGIWQQLYERQMAILPNRACDEFLKGLQILNLPSTYIPQLADISSKLVGLTGWQVKPVAALISAREFFELLAERHFPAATFIRCQEELNYIKEPDIFHELFGHCPMLTDPVYADFLCNYARKVLAFPESQWPLLQRLFWFTVEFGLIKTDYGLRAYGGGILSSISETAYSVESDIPMRVLFDPVAAFRTPYRIDKLQQIYFVIDKYEVLYDFVCQDIEKFMHRACELGEFLPLFEVEKDNPSIHIHAC, encoded by the coding sequence ATGAAATTTGTTAGTCGCTATGTCTCGCATCAACCTAATGCAGAAGGACTTATAGATTATTCCCCAGAGGAAAATGGTATCTGGCAGCAGCTCTATGAAAGACAAATGGCAATTTTACCTAATCGCGCTTGTGATGAGTTTTTAAAAGGGTTACAAATACTTAATTTACCATCTACTTATATTCCGCAACTTGCTGATATTAGTTCTAAATTAGTTGGATTAACTGGTTGGCAGGTTAAACCAGTAGCCGCTTTAATCTCTGCACGTGAATTTTTTGAGTTATTAGCAGAGCGACATTTTCCAGCTGCTACCTTTATACGCTGTCAAGAAGAGCTAAACTATATTAAAGAGCCTGATATTTTTCATGAACTCTTTGGCCATTGCCCAATGCTAACTGATCCTGTATATGCTGATTTTCTTTGTAACTATGCTCGTAAAGTATTGGCTTTTCCAGAGAGTCAATGGCCTTTGTTGCAGCGTTTATTCTGGTTTACTGTTGAATTTGGTTTAATTAAAACGGATTATGGTTTACGTGCTTATGGTGGGGGGATTTTGTCATCAATCAGTGAAACTGCTTATAGTGTTGAAAGCGATATACCTATGCGCGTTTTATTTGATCCAGTGGCTGCATTCCGCACGCCTTATCGCATTGATAAGTTACAGCAAATCTACTTTGTTATTGACAAGTATGAGGTGTTGTATGATTTTGTTTGCCAGGATATAGAAAAATTTATGCATCGAGCGTGTGAGTTAGGGGAATTTTTGCCATTATTTGAGGTGGAAAAAGATAATCCAAGCATTCATATTCATGCATGTTAA
- a CDS encoding ComF family protein encodes MLHNFASISRLLRLTAVCILCNQYHHEQLAICNPCLKLFIPLKYACSICRVALPSNFITQCSYCRKQKPTYDQILTAYAFEEPLRTLIHQFKYYKALYLSTLLTKFMLDALPNQTYRPDCFIPIPLHSKRLYNRGFNQSVVLAKLLSKYLNVPIDLTLVHKIINTPPQATLSRKQRQQNLNASFIAKSNRYQHVTIIDDLITTGNTANEVAKLLKKQHVQRVDVWCIARASIDSI; translated from the coding sequence ATGCTTCATAATTTCGCAAGTATATCACGACTACTACGTTTAACTGCAGTATGTATTTTATGTAATCAATATCATCATGAACAACTTGCTATTTGCAATCCCTGCTTAAAACTTTTTATTCCTTTAAAATATGCATGCTCAATTTGTCGAGTCGCGTTACCTAGCAATTTCATTACACAGTGTAGCTATTGTCGCAAACAAAAGCCAACCTACGATCAGATATTAACAGCTTATGCGTTTGAAGAACCTTTGCGCACCCTTATTCATCAATTTAAATACTATAAAGCACTGTACTTAAGTACTTTATTGACTAAATTTATGTTAGATGCTTTGCCCAATCAAACCTATCGTCCTGACTGTTTTATACCTATACCTTTGCATTCTAAACGACTGTATAATCGTGGTTTTAATCAATCGGTAGTATTAGCTAAATTATTATCTAAGTATTTAAATGTCCCTATCGACCTCACGCTTGTACATAAAATTATAAATACACCTCCGCAAGCTACTTTATCTAGAAAACAACGCCAGCAAAACTTAAACGCTTCATTTATTGCTAAATCAAATCGCTATCAGCACGTCACTATTATTGATGATTTAATCACGACTGGTAACACAGCAAATGAGGTAGCAAAATTACTAAAAAAGCAGCATGTTCAACGCGTCGATGTCTGGTGTATAGCAAGAGCCTCTATTGATTCTATTTAG